Part of the Candidatus Chlorohelix allophototropha genome, AAATTTACCAGTGGTTCGAGCAATATCTGTTGCTCTGCCCGTACTGCGCCCCCGTCAATTGCCAGCGCCAAGGCTGCTACCGCTCCGGCAACGGGTCCCGCCCATTTACCACCGATTCGCCGCCCTGTTAGATATACCAACGTGATGGTGAGCAACGAAACCAACGAAGTAAAAAGACGCACCCGCAGGAAGTCATACAGGCTGCCCCATTCTGCTCCTTCTAGACGTAGCGGCAAAGACCATAGCAGCACCCCCCCGGCGGGATGTCCAAAGAAGAAATCATGATAAAGTTGTTTGCCGTGTGCCAGTAACAAAGCGGTTTCAGCATGTACCCCTTCGTCATAATCGGTGCGTACTAAGTCGGTTACGCCAATATCGCGCGCGTCTGCAATTCGGTAAATAGCTGCCAGCACTAGAATAGACACCAGCGCGGCTATGCCTACCAAACGCCAGCTAAAATTAGCCCATTGCGGCAACCGGAATTCCAACCCGGCAATCCGTAATGTCGAATTTTGCTTATCGGTAGATTCGGCTATTTGGTAGGGCGTAAATATGAACAGGAGAATTATTCCGGCAATGAAGCTGAACCAAAGGGCTTGAGGGTTGCTGATTAGGAAGTTGCTGAACCCGGAGAGAATGCGGTCTTCGGCAGGAATATAACGCCCCCCATTCAGGCTCGCTTTGATAAGTTGAAAGAAGGGAAAAATACTAAGCCATCCCAACGCAGCAAAACTTATCAGCGCTATGCCAATAGCACGTAATATCACGTATGGACGCAACCGGAAGGAATTTTTCTGTGTCAGACTCTCTTTTTCTTCAAGCACCAATACTTACCCTTGAATAATCTAAGCTAAAAGCAAGGGGATTATATACCTGCTTTATGCTTCTGTAAACTTTTTCACACGCTATTTCCTATAACGACAGTTATATTAGCCAGTTTTTCACGCTCTGCAACTATCATATTAACTTCTACGTATTAATATTTATAAGGAAAGAAGGTGCAGTAACGTGCCAATTTTTGATTTTCTCTTGCACCGTTAAATCGGGAGGTAGATGAAATGTTTAAGAAAATCTTGGTTCCGTTGGATGGTTCACCGCTTTCGGAAGAAGCAGTCCCGTTTGCCGCTAATCTTGCTTCCAGATTAAATGCCCAATTGTTGTTATTTAGAGTGTTAGAGCGTGGGTTGTTGGAAAGAGATACTCACGACTCAGGCTTTGAAACTGAAACTCGCGAGTATCTTGAGCTTATTAAGCAGCGTTTGGTTAACGACTTCGGATTTAATTCCGAATTGGTAAAACTAAGAATGGTTTCCGGTGAGCCGGCTGAAGAAATAGCCTTGTTTTCGCATACAGAAAAATGCGACTTGATTGTAATGGCTTCTCACGGGCGTAGCGGTTTGTCGCGGCTCATTATGGATAGTGTTGCGGCGGAGGTAGTAAGAAAAGCTCCTGTGCCGGTGATTATCCGCCATTCTCGCCTACGAGAAGAGTTTGTCGGAAACCCTTTGCTAACGCCGATTGTAGTAACGCTGGATGGTACTCCAACCGCTGAGTCTGCGCTTGAACCAGCCTTTGAGTTGGCACAACAATATGGCTGCCCTTTGCTCTTATTGCGGGTGCTAAAGCCTTTTGTGCCGGTAGATGAACTGGAGGAATGGTTCGCTGAGAATGAAAATAAGGGTCAGGATTATCTGGACTCGCATGCTTTTGATTCGTATCGGCTTAAAGCCATGAACTATCTAGAGAAAGTAGCCGCACCGCTAAAAGCTAAACTGGTGCAATGCGATACCGCGTTGGTGGTAGGTGACCCTTCTGAAGAAATTACCAAATATGTACGAGCGGTGGAGGCAAAGTTACTGGTTATTGCTACTCAGGGTCACGGTGATATATATATGTTTTTGCTTGGCAGTGTTGCCGATGAAGTATTCCAGCATTCTGATGTGCCTGTGATGTTGGTACATGTTGCGTCGCATCCGCATAACCTCAAATCCACAGAGGAAGTGGCAACCCCGGTATAAAATAAAGCAGCTGTTTTTTTGAATGATTCAAAAAGACCCTCGTTTATAAAGGCGAGGGTCTTTTTTGTGGTACTGACATAAATTACTGGAATTACTCAGCTTTTGTTAGTTAACCAAGGTATATTCTGACCACCGTAACGCCAGTAGTAATAATGTTGTCCCACATTGCCCATCTCAACCTGAAACCCAGTTGGATTAGAAGGCGTGTAGGTTAAGGTGCGACGTTGGAAAAGCTGTACCAACACGGTTTGATCGACCCCACCCACTTTAGTTTTAACCCATAGCGGTTCGCTTATGGGAAATCCCATCGTGGCAACCCAATCAAATAACTTTTCCTGTACCGCTTGACCGTTCCGATAAACAATTCCGCTCTGATTCAGGTAGTTCCAGAAAGGCGCAGCAATGTTATGTCCGGTTTCACTAATATACGCAGCATTGGCGACTGAAGGGCTAGAACATCTGACTACCATACCATCTTTGTTGAGACACTCGTGGATAATTCTTGCGGTAAGGTTGGGCGCTTTGTCAGCCTGCCCACTTTCGGGAACATAAATTAATTTTTTGAAAGATGCATAACTAGGTGCATCCGCATTGTTATAATAATCGCCTGCTACCTGTATGGTATTGGGATAGCTACCTAGAAAAAAGCCATCTCCGTACTGTATTCTTCCCGAAACCATCTCGGTTACCAGCAAACCACCTGTAAAGTAATAGGGGTCTGAGGATAGCTTGTTCGGGTCGTTTACTTCAATACGCGCCTTATCGTAATAATTTACCACGCGCTTACCTTCGGGCGCTTCAATATACTCTTCGGAAGTAGTGAACCAGTTTTTAGGTCCCCATAACCATGATCGGCTGGCTAAGCCATCCATTAAAGGTCCATCGGCTCGGCGCGTGTAATCGTAAAGCGCCGCACTGTCTGTTTCAGCGCGATGTCCCCAAGCCTGTCCTTTCGATACAGTTTGCGCTAAGAGCGTTTCCCCATAGCATAGGTTTCCATTGCATTCTGACCAAAGCGCGCGGCTTTCTCCGTCCGGCGCAATGAACAAAAGCGGATTGTAAGAACTACCTGCCGTATAAGAGATATTCACCGGAGAACTCCAGCCGTTATCGCCACGCCTGCTCCACAGAATCTCTTGATTCTCGATTCTGAAATTAATTATTCTTGTGCCTACTCCTGCAACCCATGCCAGTTCTATTCGATTGCCGCTTACTGCCAACGATGGTGAACTAACGTTACCGGCTACCATCTCGCCTGCACTCAGGTTATTCAAAGTGCCTCGTTTGTAATAAAGGCGGTAGGGCATGCCGATATACTGCGGATCAGGCGCAAACAATACATACGCGAGGTGCAACGTACCATCAGGTGCTACTACTGCTGATAGTCCACCTACCGTCCATGGATTAAAGGTGTCGTTGGTATAGCCGGATATGCTGACAGGTGTGCTCCAGTTATTACCAAGCCACTCACTCCCTAGCAATTCGCTACGGTAGCTGCCGCCGGGTCCGGGTTCATGTCCTTGTTCCCACATGATGGTTAAATTCTGGCTGCCGGTAGCCAGCAGATACGGTCTGTAACGTCCGTATCTTTGGTCACCCGGGTCGGGTAGGTAGCTTATGTGGTTATCCAGTCCCCGCACTGCGATTTTCATTTGCCCGCCTGCTTGCCAAGCAAATGCCAATCTGCCATCGGGCAACGCCGCTATATTCGGGCTACTTAGTGGAGTTGCACCGGACACAAAAGTGCAATCTGGTTGACTCCATTCAAAGTTGTTCAGAGGACGGCTGGCATAGCAAACAGTTTGCAACTGAGTATAAAAAAGATGCAGCCGATTATTGCTGGTAGTAGCGGCAAGCCGCCCGTTTATCTGTTGCACAAATTCATAATCTAGGGGCAATGCTTTGGTGGTTTGTACTTTGCCGTTGGCATATACCACCTCTTCTAACTTTGAATTTAAGTTTATCCAGACTATATGAATTGCGCCATTGGCATCCGTTACTGCGACCGAATCGTGACCGTTACCGAGTTTTACAAAAGGGGCTACCGGGCTGTAGTCTACCGCTTGTGCTGTGAAACTCGGTAGAATCAGGCTTGCCAGCATGAGGGTGCTTATCAAAGCAATTGCTGACGACATGATTCTTGATTTTGTTCTGCTCAACATATTAAATTTTCTCGCTTTCTGCTATCCACATTTCCTGTCCTATATAGATTCAACGAACTCAACCGGGAGATGTTGCTTTGAAACTGAACAATCGATTCGGCGAGAAGAATTCCGGCGCATACTGTGAGTTACGCCGGAGAGTCTCTAAGGCATTGGATTTTCTGTGGCTTTAACGTAGTGAGAAGAAAGCTACCGCCCCTGAGGTTGTAATTGCCATCAGAGTTTTGAGCTTAGATTTTGAGCGTGGTAAGGCTAATCCAAACAGGGCTACATCGGTAATCGCGTTGAATGCTAGTATTCGCCTCCATTGTTGCGAGGCTTCAGGTTTGGTGCGGTTCAGTAGCATGCCTGCTCCCATTGAAATATCGCGCATACCAAGCAGCCTGATCATCAAGCGGCTTTCCATGTTTTCAGATAAATTAAGACCTGCCATTTTATTCATAAAACCGGGTAATAGGGCAAACATGCCACCCAGACCTACCGCCGCTACACCTAATCCCGATGTTATTTGTTCCTCAGTAAGTTCCATTTTCCCTCTCCCAAATAATGGTTTTGCTACTAAAGATTATTACTCAATGAGTATAGACATATACATTCAGGTGTGCAAACTTATTGTTCAGGGTTATACGCTTGGATTATCTAGTATTTTTGTCGATGCTGAAAAAGAGAAAGTTGCGCAGGTGGGATTATTTCAAGGTGAGAAGATACGCCACCAAATCCTCAAGTTCGGAAGGACTTAAGGTATTGGCGAAGCTCGGCATGATATTGCGAAGGTCGGGCAAGCGCAAATCTTCAGGTTTTAGAATAGCGTGCCGGAGGTATTGAACCGCCGTTACACCCTCAACGCGAGTTGCCCCAGTCGTACCTATTTTGTCTAGAGCAGGCGCTCTACCTTCTAGCCCACCACTACCATTCAGAAGGTGGCAGGAAAGGCAAGGTAGGCGATAAAAAACCAACTCGCCGTTGGTGGCTTTACCGTTATTGGTAAGAGGTTCAGCTTTGAAGGCTTTGACAATATCGGGTCCGGCAGTGGGGTTAGTAAGGGCATCTTCGCTACAGGCTGCCAGCATAACAGCGACTAACACCAACAAACTAACAAGTTTAGTCAGTTTCATTGTGTTCCACAGATTGAGCCTACCGCCCACCTTTGAACGGGCGTGTATAAAGGCGAGGTCCGCCACTGCTTATATATGCAACTGTTAGACCTAGCACTGTACCGATCACTACGAAAAGAAGTACCAGAGGGTCATTAGCTAACAAGTCGAACAAAGGCTGGATAATATAATTAGTGAAATAGGGTAGCGGGTCTATATATGCCAGTGCATGCCCATCAGGTCGGGCAATATCCAGCGCGAGGTTTACAAAGCTGATTTGATTGATATAATTGGTTATCAAGAGGCTTAAGGCAGTGTAACCCATTGCTATCCAAAGCTGCGCCGTACTGTCGTGGCGACCTGAGCCAAAATAGATAGCTTTACCGATTACAAAGCCGGGTATAACCAGCAAGTATGCCCCAATATAACCCCACATTACCTCGAAAGTTTCGGAGCGATTTAGCCAGATAAGCGTGCCAAGCGCGGTAGTAGTTATAATAAAGGCAATCAAGCCCCAAACTGACGCCATAATCAAATCCCCAAGGGGGGTTTGTTTATCCGTCTCTAATTGCATACGCTCAAGGCATTCAGGGCAGACTACCAGTGATGTTTCGTAGCTCCAACGGCTTTTAGAGGTAACGGTTAATTCTTCCACAGGCGTAGGAGTTTTACACATAGCGCAGGCAAGTACCGTCTCGCCACGTTCTCCGGTACTGGTATATGGGGGAAGTAGGTCTGTCTCTCCGGACTCGCTCAGCCCATCAGCGGGGCTAAACGGTTCGATGTTCGATTGTTTAGATTTTTCTACCATGCCCGTTACCTCCTTCTAACTGCTTCATTATAGCATGTGCTACAATATTACAAGCTTATTAATTCGCCATAGATGCTGTAACTGCAATAGGAGAATGGTCATGCTATCGGCGCAGGAAGTTTTACAAGCAGCAGCACGCCTTCACGCCAGTGGTTATGTGCGCCGTACCCCCTTGGAAGAGTGTGAATCACTTAGTGCAAGCACTGGGGCGCAAATATTCCAAAAGCTGGAAATATTCCAACGCACCGGTTCTTTTAAATTGCGCGGCGCTACCAATAAATTGCTAAAGCTGGCACAAGAATCCCCGGATTCATTCAAACGTGGGTTTGTGACTGCCTCTGCCGGGAATCATGCGCTAGGTATGAGCTATTCGGCGCGAGAACTGAAAGCGCAACTCACTGTGGTTGTACCGCGTGATGTATCTCCGGCTAAACTGGAAAGTCTGCGTCACTATCCGATAGAAGTAATAATTGCTGCTGGTAATTACGATGTAGCTGAGCATACTGCCCTACAACTGGCGGAAGAACGCGGTTACACGTTTATCTCCGCTTATAATGATCCAGATGTTGCGGCGGGTCAGGGCACTTTGGCACTGGAAGCGTTGGAAGATTTGCCTGAAGCAGATGCGCTACTTGTGCCGTTGGGTGGGGGCGGCTTGGTATCGGGCATTGCGATTTGGGCTAAAACCATTGCGCCTAATATAAAACTTATCGGGGTTCAAAGCGAAGCCTCTCCTGCTCTTTACGAATCGCTCAAAGCCGGAAAAATTGTACAGGTTGAAGATTTGCCAAGTCTGGCGGATGGGTTATCCGGCAATATTGAAGAGAATGCTTTTACCTTCTTAATTGCGCAGCAATATTTGGATGAAGCAATATTGGTTAAGGAATCTGAAATTGCGGAAGCAATTCGATATCATGCTTCTGAGCTACGTTATATTGTCGAAGGCTCAGCAGCGGTGGGTATGGCTGCGTTACTGGCTGGTAAAATCTCGTTGCAAAACCTTGGGAAGCAGAAACCCAGAATTATAGATTTTGTGACCGGGCGAAATATTTCCGCTACGCGCTTGAAAGAAATCCTGAATAGTTGAGAATCACGCTGCCTGAAAAACTTTCGGGGTATTTTGCTCAGTGCCTTTACCAAAGTCTAATATATGCGGTAAAATCAGTAAAATTATTATTCTCAGCGAAGACGCGAGATATCGCGTCTTTTTTTTTATTCTAGGGGAGTGGTCTCATGAGCGGTGGGAGAGAACGAGATATTCAACACTTGGATGAACAACTGCGAGGGTTGGTAAGTCGCCTTGCTTCGATTCTGGGTGATGTTTTACGCGAGCAGGTGGGCGAAGCGCTTCTGGTAGAAGTCGAAGAAGTACGCAAATATAACATTGAATTGCGCGCCAGTTGGAGTGAGGAAAAGCAAAACCTTATCATTCAACAGATAGAAAATCTCAATCCAGATATGGTTTTTGCGCTGGTGCGTTCGTTTACACTTTATTTCCATCTATTAAATCTGGCAGAAGAACGCGCCCGTTTAATAACTCTTGCTAGACGTGAGCGTTCTGCTTACCCTGAACCATGCAGCGAGAGTATAGCTATGGCGTTGAAGGAGTTAAAGCTAGAGGGTGTAGGCGCACAATCGATTCGCCGCTTGTTGAGTCGCATGCTTGTTGAGCCGGTTTTTACTGCCCATCCTACCGAAAGCAGACGGCGCGCCAACCTTTTCCACCTACGCAATATTAATCGTCTTGTAGCTGATCTTTCCTCTAACGAAATACTCCAATCTGAGCAGGAATACCTTGAAGAAGAACTGCGTCGGGCTGTAACCTCGATGTGGCAAACTGACGAAATTCGAGCCTCTCGTCCCACTCCACTCCATGAAGTTGCCAATACTCTCTATTACTTCGAGAGTACGCTTTATCCAATGGTTCCGCGTCTGTACCGAGACCTTGAGAAAGCGTTGCTACGTTATTATCCGGGTGAGTCTTTTATGATTCCTACTTTCTTGCGCTTTAATAGTTGGACTGGTGCAGATCGTGATGGAAACCCGCATATTACCGCCACCATTACTGCGATGACCTCCCGCTGGCAGAAAAAAACGATTCTCAAACTATATCGGGGTAGCCTAGAGCGACTTGCCGAAGAGTTGTCGCCTAGCCTACGCCTCATTCAGGTTAATCAGGCGTTACTCGATTCGCTGGCGCGTGACCGCCGTTTGATGCCTGACTTAGCCATAAAATTCGAGAAACAAAGTGTTTTTGAAGTTTATCGCCAAAAAATCAATTTCATATTGGCGCGCCTTGATCGCACTATAGAACTTAATCAGGCTGCTTACGATGCTGAGCAAGAGGCTATAAAAGCCGGGATTCCACCCTCGCAGGCAGCCACTGGTCTCGCAAATGTTCGACAAAACGATTATTGCTATTTTTCTCCGATCGAATTACTGACCGATCTCGCCATTTTAGAGGAAAGCTTGCGTGAGAATCGGGGTCGGCGTATTGCGGACGGTGCGCTGGCAGATTTGATTACTCAGGTGCAGGTTTTTGGCTTCCATCTTGCCGGGTTGGAAGTGCGGCAGCATAGTTCACGCCATACTGCTGCTTTAGCTGAAGTTCTCCGATTCGCTGCGGTTTGCGATAATTTCTCCGCTTTGTCAGAAGAAGAAAAATATAGTTTGTTGGAGCGCGAATTAGGCGACCCGCGTCCGTTGGTTATCCCCGATGCAGATTATAGCTCGGATACGCAAGAAGTGTTGGAAACCTTGCGGGTGATGCGTCGTATGCAGCTTGAAGTTAACCGCGAGGTTTGCGAAAACTACGTAATCAGTTTTACTAACCAACCTAGCGATGTCTTAACCTTGCTGTTGTTGGCAAAGGAAGGGGGTTTGGCACGTCTCGACCCCACTTCCGCCACCATTGACTGCGATTTACATATTGTGCCGCTTTTTGAAAGTATCGAGGATTTGCGGCGGGCGCCGGATATTATGCGCCAGCTTTTCAAAACGTCGCTTTATCGCAGTTCTCTTGCCGGCTATAGTTACTTGCAAGAGATTATGATCGGTTACAGCGATAGTAACAAGGATGGAGGGTTCTTTACTGCTAACTGGGAATTATATAAAGCCCAGCGGCAGTTAGCGGAAGTTTGCCGGGAGGAAAGCATTGATCTGAGGTTGTTTCATGGGCGCGGTGGCGCAATTGGGCGTGGCGGCGGTCCGGCAAACCGGGCAATAATGGCACAACCGCGTCATAGCTTGGGTGGTAAACTCAAAATGACCGAGCAGGGCGAAGTAATATTTGCGCGGTATTCCAATCCTGAAATTGCGCATCGCCATCTTGAGCAAGTTACCAATGCCGTTTTCAAAGCTACTCTCAGCCCCCAAGCGCGGGCATTACGCACCGGTGCAGAGGAGGAGTGGTTTCCGGCTTTGGAGGGGATGTCCGAAACGGCTTTCAAGGCTTATCGGGAGTTGGTTTTTGAAAACCCTAATTTTGCCCGCTACTTTTTTGAAGCCTCACCCATCAACGAAATCGGGCTTTTGAATATTGCTTCACGTCCTGTTAGTCGGCGTGCTACCGGACGCATCCAGGATTTACGTGCAATCCCTTGGGTTTTTAGCTGGACTCAGAATCGCCACTATTTACCGGGATGGTATGGCGTAGGATCAGCTTTACATAACTATATGTACCCGAATAATAGCGCCACGCTGGACGAACACCGCTTAGCTTTGTTGCAGGAAATGTACAACGGTTGGCCTTTTTTCCAAACCATCTTGCTAAATTCGGAGCGTAGTTTGGGCGCTGCCGATCTAGAAATTGCTCGGCTCTATTCAACGCTGGTGACGGATGAGAAAGTGCGTCGGGAAATTTGGGAATTGATCGAAGCCGAGTATCACCGCACATGTGCCGCAGTTATGCTCATAACAGGGCAAACAACCTTGCTGGATAATATCCCGGTCTTGCAGCGCAGTATTCGTTTGCGTAACCCCTATATCGATCCTATAAGTTTTATTCAAGTAGCCTTGCTGAAAAGACTGCGACAGAAATCGCAGGATAATTTTGCGATTGATCAGGATCGTGAGGAATTTGAAAAAATACTCGGTATAGTTTTGCACAGTATCAATGGAATAGCGGCGGGGGCACAAACCACGGGTTGAGGTAGCCTTGTGCTTGAAACATTGCTCGGCATGGTACGTAAATTTAAAAGGGTAATTACTCAGGTCGTTTGAACGAAAAAGGGTGCAGGGGAATCCCTGCCGGGGTCGCAAGGGGTGTCCCCCTTGAACTCATCTCTCTTTTCCCCCTTGCGGGGGTTAGTGGGTGAGTAATTACTTAAAAGATTGCTATTGCTATTGATAAGACAAGGAAGCTGCGTATATGGTGACCAGTAAACGTCCGGTTTTGCACTTGCACTACAGTACTGGTGAAAAAATTCTGGAAGCGACAGGGCTTGTGCTGGTTGGGTTGGCAATTGGCTTTACTATCAATTCTTGGGGAAGTTTGCCTGAGCGTGTGCCGACTCATTTTAATGTATTGGGGCAGCCTGACAGTTATGGAGAAAAAGGCACTTTCATAATAGTGCCGGTTATCCTGACAATTCTCTATCTGAGTTTGATAGGGGTAAGCCGCATACCGCATTATTTCAACTATCCTTGGAATATTACACCGCAAAATGCTGAGGGACAGTACCGACTGGCACGGCAAATGTTATTGCTGCTGAGAGTAGAAATTGCCATCGTATTTTTTTACATCCATTGGCAAGGATTGGAAGTATCTTTCGGGCGCTCATCCGGGTTAGGTGTATGGTTCTTGCCGATTTTTTTGGTGCTGGTGTTTGGCACTTTGATAATATATATAATTAGGATGGCAAAAGTGCGCGAGTAAATTAGTTAGCAGGGGTTGGAGTGCGTGTTATATCGGGGGTAGGCGTAAGTGCCGGGGTGGGCAACGGCGCAACTGTATCGAGTTGGTGTACCAGACTTACCAGCAAACCGTTTACCCGTGTAAGCTGTCGTGTACCCTCGTTCAAGTCTTCATCAGAGATATTGTCGGTGCCGCTAACCATATAATTTATGGCGGTTATTGAAACCAGCGAGATTTCTTGTAAGCCCTTGTACACCGTCAAAAGCTGTGGTGTAGTCGGTCCGGCAAGTTCATCCACACGCTTTTTCTGATCCTTAATTTCCCCTTGTAAATCGTGATAGCCCTTTTTAAGCTCTTCCCAACGCATTTTACCTGCGTCAAATTGGCGATAAAGTTCTCTTGACCTTTCGAGGAATGAATTATAGCGTTCCAATTGTCCCCGCAATCGCAATGCATAGGTTTCCTCTGCGCTGGGAAGTGGCGTGGAGGTGGGTGCGGGAGTGGGAATGGGTGCAAGGGTAGGAATGGGTGTAGGTTGCGCTTCAAAATTGGGACGCGCTACTAGAATCCACATGCTGAGTATTGAGAAAGCCATTAAGCCCAGCAGCAACCCGATAGATAGTTTTAATCGGTGATGAAGTTGAGGCGTTTTTTTCTTGCGGGAACGTCGCCAGCGTGGTTTAGTAACCTGTGCACCACCCACCGGGAGGTCATCCACATGTAAATCAGGGTATTTTTCACGCCAGATTTCCAGTGCTTCGCTCATCCCAATTTTGATGCTGGAAGGGTCTGGCTGTTCTACCGACAACGCCTGCTCTTCCTCAAACTTGACCAGCGCCATTTCTTCGGCTACAGGGACATATTCAGGCTGTTCTAGAATTTCTGGCTCAAGCTGTTCAGGTTCGGGCGGGTACATAATCTCGTGGATATATTCCAGCCCTTTTTCGGCGCGGATGTTATCAGGATCAAGGGTATATGCGCGTTCTAGGCAGTAAAGTGCGCGTTCGGGGTTGCGGTCTATCAGCAAACCGCCTAACCATGTCCATGCCATTGAATGATCAGGGTCAATACGGACGGCATGGCTTAGGATTCTAAGCGCTTGTTCTTTCTGGCTATTATGTGCTAGTTCTCGCGCTTCCTCTACCATTGCATCGACTTGCGCATGAATGAGGCGATCCAATTCATTCCTATCAGGTGTAAGAATCGGTTCAGGGGGTGGCGTATATTCAGGTTCCGGTTCTGGAGTCGGTAGGGGACGAGACCCGTAAACAGAGCGAATTGCTTCGCGGATTCTCGAGCGAGATTTACGTGCTTCAGGAGGGGGGTCTCCGCTATCGGCGGCGCTATCGTAGAAATACAAAAATTCCTCAACCTGTTCGGGCGAGGTTTTATCATTTTCTATGGTGTCTCTGCCGCTCAAGTTGTCGGGCATTAGGCGGTCATAACTTTACAAAACTACAATTTGGTTGATATAAGTATCCCACCGTATTTTAGCCCACTATACATAAGTTTGCAATAGCACAACTTTTAGCTTCGATTATAGGTAGAGATAATTTCAGGCAAGGGGCTTAACCCCCTGCCTCTAGTCTTTAAATATCCTAGTTGAATTGCTTCGTCCTGTTTTATTTTGGGCTAATCTGCTGAATGCTCTTTCTGGCGATACCAAGAGAGCGGTTTGATATTATAATCTGCACCCTCGTTGTGTGCGGCAGCGACAGCAGTTACGGCAGCGCGGAAAGTATCCAGCGAGGTATAGCAGGGGATGCCATTTTCAACTGCGGCGCGCCGAATCTCAAAACCATCCAGTAAGGGTCGCCGCCGTCCGCTGATAGTGTTGACCACTGCTTTTACCTGCCCACTTTTAATAAGCTCAACCGTATCGGGATGTCCTTCACCGATTTTGATTGCGATTGCATCCACAACCATCCCGGCATTTTCGATCATAGCGGCGGTTCCCGAAGTAGCGTGGATACGGTAGCCAATCTCGGCTAAATCGCGAATGAGTTCGAGACCTTCCGTTTTGTCGCGATCGGCAATGCTAAATAATATCGCCGCCCCCGGTTTTGGCAGACTCATGTTGGCGGAGATGAGCGCTTTGTGCATTGCTGCCGCATAGGTTAAATCCACGCCCATAACTTCTCCGGTAGATTTCATTTCGGGTCCGAGTGCGGTATCTACTCCTGAGAGTTTTGCCATACTAAAGACCGGGGCTTTTACCGCTACGAGAGGCTGCTTAGGCCACAAACCGGGGGCGTAGCCTTGCTCTTGCAAACTCTTCCCAAGCATTATGTTGGTGGCAATTTTAACCATCGGCACACCTGTAACTTTGCTCAGGAATGGTACGGTGCGACTGGCGCGAGGGTTCACTTCCAGAATATAGACCTGTCCCTGCCAGATTACATATTGGATGTTAATCAACCCTTTTGCTTGTAAGCCTATCGCAATACGGGTAGTGTAATCCACAATGGTATCAACCTCATGGCGATAAAGGTTTACGCCCGGATATACTGCAAAGCTATCACCACTGTGTACCCCCGCTCGCTCGATGTGTTCCATTACGCCGGGAATAAGCACTTCCTTACCATCGCAGATTGCGTCAACCTCAACTTCTTTGCCTTCAAGGTATTTATCAATCAGCACTGGGTGTTTCTCGCTGATATTAACCACTGTACTGGTATAGCGTTGAAGGTCTTCTATGTTATGGCAGATTTCCATAGCCCGTCCGCCCAACACATAGCTAGGACGTACTAGCACCGGATAACCGACGGTTTCCGCCACTTTGAAGGCATCCATGTAATAATTTACAGTTGCGCCGGGGGGCTGACTGATGCCTAGCCCTGCTACGAAGTTTTCAAAGCGCTTGCGGTCTTCCGCAATATCAATGCTGTCAAAACTGCTGCCGAGAATCGGCGCACCCGCCAGCGATAATGGTTCCGCCAAGTTTATGGCGGTTTGCCCACCGAATTGGAGAATCAACGGAGGCATATTCATAGTGTTACCGGGCGCTTCG contains:
- a CDS encoding threonine ammonia-lyase — protein: MLSAQEVLQAAARLHASGYVRRTPLEECESLSASTGAQIFQKLEIFQRTGSFKLRGATNKLLKLAQESPDSFKRGFVTASAGNHALGMSYSARELKAQLTVVVPRDVSPAKLESLRHYPIEVIIAAGNYDVAEHTALQLAEERGYTFISAYNDPDVAAGQGTLALEALEDLPEADALLVPLGGGGLVSGIAIWAKTIAPNIKLIGVQSEASPALYESLKAGKIVQVEDLPSLADGLSGNIEENAFTFLIAQQYLDEAILVKESEIAEAIRYHASELRYIVEGSAAVGMAALLAGKISLQNLGKQKPRIIDFVTGRNISATRLKEILNS
- the ppc gene encoding phosphoenolpyruvate carboxylase → MSGGRERDIQHLDEQLRGLVSRLASILGDVLREQVGEALLVEVEEVRKYNIELRASWSEEKQNLIIQQIENLNPDMVFALVRSFTLYFHLLNLAEERARLITLARRERSAYPEPCSESIAMALKELKLEGVGAQSIRRLLSRMLVEPVFTAHPTESRRRANLFHLRNINRLVADLSSNEILQSEQEYLEEELRRAVTSMWQTDEIRASRPTPLHEVANTLYYFESTLYPMVPRLYRDLEKALLRYYPGESFMIPTFLRFNSWTGADRDGNPHITATITAMTSRWQKKTILKLYRGSLERLAEELSPSLRLIQVNQALLDSLARDRRLMPDLAIKFEKQSVFEVYRQKINFILARLDRTIELNQAAYDAEQEAIKAGIPPSQAATGLANVRQNDYCYFSPIELLTDLAILEESLRENRGRRIADGALADLITQVQVFGFHLAGLEVRQHSSRHTAALAEVLRFAAVCDNFSALSEEEKYSLLERELGDPRPLVIPDADYSSDTQEVLETLRVMRRMQLEVNREVCENYVISFTNQPSDVLTLLLLAKEGGLARLDPTSATIDCDLHIVPLFESIEDLRRAPDIMRQLFKTSLYRSSLAGYSYLQEIMIGYSDSNKDGGFFTANWELYKAQRQLAEVCREESIDLRLFHGRGGAIGRGGGPANRAIMAQPRHSLGGKLKMTEQGEVIFARYSNPEIAHRHLEQVTNAVFKATLSPQARALRTGAEEEWFPALEGMSETAFKAYRELVFENPNFARYFFEASPINEIGLLNIASRPVSRRATGRIQDLRAIPWVFSWTQNRHYLPGWYGVGSALHNYMYPNNSATLDEHRLALLQEMYNGWPFFQTILLNSERSLGAADLEIARLYSTLVTDEKVRREIWELIEAEYHRTCAAVMLITGQTTLLDNIPVLQRSIRLRNPYIDPISFIQVALLKRLRQKSQDNFAIDQDREEFEKILGIVLHSINGIAAGAQTTG
- a CDS encoding DUF1648 domain-containing protein, coding for MVTSKRPVLHLHYSTGEKILEATGLVLVGLAIGFTINSWGSLPERVPTHFNVLGQPDSYGEKGTFIIVPVILTILYLSLIGVSRIPHYFNYPWNITPQNAEGQYRLARQMLLLLRVEIAIVFFYIHWQGLEVSFGRSSGLGVWFLPIFLVLVFGTLIIYIIRMAKVRE
- a CDS encoding universal stress protein — encoded protein: MFKKILVPLDGSPLSEEAVPFAANLASRLNAQLLLFRVLERGLLERDTHDSGFETETREYLELIKQRLVNDFGFNSELVKLRMVSGEPAEEIALFSHTEKCDLIVMASHGRSGLSRLIMDSVAAEVVRKAPVPVIIRHSRLREEFVGNPLLTPIVVTLDGTPTAESALEPAFELAQQYGCPLLLLRVLKPFVPVDELEEWFAENENKGQDYLDSHAFDSYRLKAMNYLEKVAAPLKAKLVQCDTALVVGDPSEEITKYVRAVEAKLLVIATQGHGDIYMFLLGSVADEVFQHSDVPVMLVHVASHPHNLKSTEEVATPV
- a CDS encoding c-type cytochrome — translated: MKLTKLVSLLVLVAVMLAACSEDALTNPTAGPDIVKAFKAEPLTNNGKATNGELVFYRLPCLSCHLLNGSGGLEGRAPALDKIGTTGATRVEGVTAVQYLRHAILKPEDLRLPDLRNIMPSFANTLSPSELEDLVAYLLTLK